Proteins encoded in a region of the Balaenoptera musculus isolate JJ_BM4_2016_0621 chromosome 5, mBalMus1.pri.v3, whole genome shotgun sequence genome:
- the LOC118896050 gene encoding cytochrome P450 2U1 isoform X2 codes for MASAGLPQAPVEDSPWPLRLLHAPPGLLRLDPTGGALLLLVLAALLGWSWLWRLPKRGIPPGPTPWPVVGNFGFVLLPPFLRRKSWPYRRARTGELNTSGLGVQLLLADLARVYGNIYSFFIGHYLVVVLNDFHSVREALVQQAEVFSDRPRMPLNYILTKGKGIVFAHYGPVWRQQRKFSHSTLRHFGLGKLSLEPKIIEEFKYVKEEMQKNGEVLFNPFPIVNNAVSNIICSLCFGQRFDYTNSEFKKMLNFMSRALEICLNTQLLLVNICSWLYYLPFGPFKELRQIEKDLTIFLKKIIKDHRESLDVENPQDFIDMYLLHVEEERKNNSNSSFDEDYLFYIIGDLFIAGTDTTTNSLLWCLLYMSLNPDIQEKVHEEIERVIGGDRAPSLTDKARMPYTEATIMEVQRLSVVVPLSIPHMTSEKTGKSRAFLLGTPLREARPLHPEELSAPRVYHS; via the exons ATGGCCTCCGCCGGGCTGCCCCAGGCCCCCGTCGAGGACTCCCCTTGGCCTCTGCGCCTCCTGCACGCGCCGCCGGGGCTGCTGCGGCTGGACCCCACGGGCGGCGCGCTGCTGCTGCTCGTTCTCGCCGCGCTGCTGGGCTGGAGCTGGCTGTGGCGGCTCCCGAAGCGGGGCATCCCCCCCGGGCCCACGCCCTGGCCCGTGGTGGGCAACTTCGGCTTCGTGCTGCTGCCGCCTTTCCTCCGACGGAAGAGCTGGCCGTACCGGCGGGCAAGGACCGGAGAATTGAATACCTCGGGCCTGGGCGTGCAGTTGCTCCTGGCAGACCTGGCCCGTGTGTACGGCAACATCTACAGCTTCTTCATCGGCCACTACCTGGTGGTGGTCCTCAACGACTTCCACAGCGTGCGCGAGGCGCTGGTGCAGCAGGCCGAGGTCTTCAGCGACCGCCCGCGGATGCCGCTCAACTACATCCTGACCaaggggaagg GGATTGTATTCGCACATTATGGTCCAGTCTGGAGACAACAGAGGAAGTTCTCTCATTCAACTCTTCGTCATTTTGGCTTGGGAAAGCTTAGCTTGGAGCCCAAGATTATTGAGGAGTTCAAATACgtgaaagaggaaatgcagaagaatggagaagtccTCTTCAATCCTTTCCCCATTGTCAACAACGCTGTCTCTAACATAATTTGCTCTTTGTGCTTTGGCCAGCGCTTTGATTACACCAATAGTGAGTTTAAgaaaatgcttaattttatgtCACGAGCGTTAGAAATCTGTCTGAACACCCAGCTCCTCTTGGTCAACATATGCTCCTGGCTTTATTACCTTCCCTTTGGACCATTTAAGGAATTAAGACAGATTGAAAAGGATTTaactattttccttaaaaaaatcatcaaagacCATCGAGAGTCTCTGGATGTAGAGAACCCTCAGGACTTCATAGACATGTATCTTCTCCatgtggaggaggagaggaaaaataatagcaatagtaGTTTTGATGAAGAttacttattttatatcattGGCGATCTCTTCATTGCTGGCACTGATACCACAACTAACTCTTTGCTTTGGTGCCTCCTGTATATGTCACTGAACCCCGACATACAAG AAAAGGTTCATGAAGAAATTGAAAGGGTCATTGGTGGTGACCGTGCCCCTTCCCTCACTGACAAGGCCCGGATGCCCTACACAGAAGCCACCATCATGGAGGTTCAGAGGCTGAGCGTGGTGGTGCCACTCTCCATCCCTCACATGACCTCAGAGAAAACAGGCAAGTCCAGGGCCTTCCTCCTTGGAACGCCCTTGAGGGAAGCCCGTCCCCTTCATCCAGAGGAGTTGAG tgctCCAAGGGTATACCATTCCTAA
- the LOC118896050 gene encoding cytochrome P450 2U1 isoform X1: MASAGLPQAPVEDSPWPLRLLHAPPGLLRLDPTGGALLLLVLAALLGWSWLWRLPKRGIPPGPTPWPVVGNFGFVLLPPFLRRKSWPYRRARTGELNTSGLGVQLLLADLARVYGNIYSFFIGHYLVVVLNDFHSVREALVQQAEVFSDRPRMPLNYILTKGKGIVFAHYGPVWRQQRKFSHSTLRHFGLGKLSLEPKIIEEFKYVKEEMQKNGEVLFNPFPIVNNAVSNIICSLCFGQRFDYTNSEFKKMLNFMSRALEICLNTQLLLVNICSWLYYLPFGPFKELRQIEKDLTIFLKKIIKDHRESLDVENPQDFIDMYLLHVEEERKNNSNSSFDEDYLFYIIGDLFIAGTDTTTNSLLWCLLYMSLNPDIQEKVHEEIERVIGGDRAPSLTDKARMPYTEATIMEVQRLSVVVPLSIPHMTSEKTVLQGYTIPKGTIILPNLWSIHRDPAIWEKPNDFYPNRFLDDQGQLIKKETFIPFGIGKRVCMGEQLAKMELFLMFVSLMQSFTFALPKDSKPILTGKYGLTLAPHPFNIIISKR, translated from the exons ATGGCCTCCGCCGGGCTGCCCCAGGCCCCCGTCGAGGACTCCCCTTGGCCTCTGCGCCTCCTGCACGCGCCGCCGGGGCTGCTGCGGCTGGACCCCACGGGCGGCGCGCTGCTGCTGCTCGTTCTCGCCGCGCTGCTGGGCTGGAGCTGGCTGTGGCGGCTCCCGAAGCGGGGCATCCCCCCCGGGCCCACGCCCTGGCCCGTGGTGGGCAACTTCGGCTTCGTGCTGCTGCCGCCTTTCCTCCGACGGAAGAGCTGGCCGTACCGGCGGGCAAGGACCGGAGAATTGAATACCTCGGGCCTGGGCGTGCAGTTGCTCCTGGCAGACCTGGCCCGTGTGTACGGCAACATCTACAGCTTCTTCATCGGCCACTACCTGGTGGTGGTCCTCAACGACTTCCACAGCGTGCGCGAGGCGCTGGTGCAGCAGGCCGAGGTCTTCAGCGACCGCCCGCGGATGCCGCTCAACTACATCCTGACCaaggggaagg GGATTGTATTCGCACATTATGGTCCAGTCTGGAGACAACAGAGGAAGTTCTCTCATTCAACTCTTCGTCATTTTGGCTTGGGAAAGCTTAGCTTGGAGCCCAAGATTATTGAGGAGTTCAAATACgtgaaagaggaaatgcagaagaatggagaagtccTCTTCAATCCTTTCCCCATTGTCAACAACGCTGTCTCTAACATAATTTGCTCTTTGTGCTTTGGCCAGCGCTTTGATTACACCAATAGTGAGTTTAAgaaaatgcttaattttatgtCACGAGCGTTAGAAATCTGTCTGAACACCCAGCTCCTCTTGGTCAACATATGCTCCTGGCTTTATTACCTTCCCTTTGGACCATTTAAGGAATTAAGACAGATTGAAAAGGATTTaactattttccttaaaaaaatcatcaaagacCATCGAGAGTCTCTGGATGTAGAGAACCCTCAGGACTTCATAGACATGTATCTTCTCCatgtggaggaggagaggaaaaataatagcaatagtaGTTTTGATGAAGAttacttattttatatcattGGCGATCTCTTCATTGCTGGCACTGATACCACAACTAACTCTTTGCTTTGGTGCCTCCTGTATATGTCACTGAACCCCGACATACAAG AAAAGGTTCATGAAGAAATTGAAAGGGTCATTGGTGGTGACCGTGCCCCTTCCCTCACTGACAAGGCCCGGATGCCCTACACAGAAGCCACCATCATGGAGGTTCAGAGGCTGAGCGTGGTGGTGCCACTCTCCATCCCTCACATGACCTCAGAGAAAACAG tgctCCAAGGGTATACCATTCCTAAAGGCACGATAATATTACCCAACTTGTGGTCAATACACAGAGACCCAGCCATTTGGGAGAAACCAAATGATTTCTACCCTAATCGATTTCTGGATGATCAAGGACAacttattaaaaaggaaacatttattccTTTTGGGATAG GGAAGCGGGTATGTATGGGAGAGCAGCTGGCAAAGATGGAATTATTCCTGATGTTCGTGAGCCTAATGCAGAGTTTCACATTTGCTTTGCCTAAGGACTCGAAGCCGATCCTGACTGGGAAATACGGTCTAACTTTAGCCCCACATCCGTTTAATATAATCATTTCAAAGAGATAA